Proteins encoded by one window of Musa acuminata AAA Group cultivar baxijiao chromosome BXJ2-9, Cavendish_Baxijiao_AAA, whole genome shotgun sequence:
- the LOC135582015 gene encoding probable alpha,alpha-trehalose-phosphate synthase [UDP-forming] 7 has translation MMSRSYTNLLDLASGNFSALSLGGGRAPRRLPRVMTVPGTLADLQEEEERANSVASDVQSSQAQDRIIIVANQLPVRARRRPDDRGWTFAWDDDSLILQLKDGLPDDMEVLYVGSLRVDVEAHEQDDVAQALLERFQCVPTFLPPDLHERFYHGFCKNNLWPLFHYMLPFSADHGGSGSRFDRSLWESYVLANKLFSQKVIEVINPEDDYVWIHDYHLMALPTFLRRRFNRLRMGFFLHTPFPSSEIYRTLPVREEILKALLNCDLIGFHTFDYARHFLSCCSRMLGIEYQSKRGYIGLDYFGRTVGIKIMPVGVHMGQLRSVLRLPDKEWRVNQLRQQFEGKTVLLGVDDMDIFKGINLKLLAFEHMLKLHPKWQGSAVLVQIANPPRGRGRDLKEIQGEIEESCERINKAFGHEGYSPVVFIDRPVSVVERIAYYTIAECVVVTAVRDGMNLTPYEYIVCRQGIADSQGSQADSPRNSMLVVSEFIGCSPSLSGAIRVNPWNIETTGEAMNEAISLSDGEKQLRHEKHYRYVSTHDVAYWSKSFMQDMERTCKDHFRRRCWGIGLGFGFRVVALEPNFRKLHVDGIVSAYVKAKSRAILLDYDGTLVPPTSMNKRPSADVIRIINTLCADKKNVVFLVSGRGRESLETWFLPCEKLGIAAEHGYFIRWSRDKEWETHCQNTDFGWMQIAEPVMKLYTESTDGSSVETKESALVWHHQDADPGFGSAQAKEMLDHLESVLANEPVSVKSGQFIIEVKPQGVTKGLVAEKILSSMVENGRQADFVLCVGDDRSDEDMFEDIAGVVTKKLVAPHTSIFGCTVGQKPSKARYYLDDTTDVINMLRALADASEPSLSSPEEILEPMPSAETKSDYSQ, from the exons atgatGTCCAGATCGTATACCAACCTACTCGATCTGGCGTCCGGGAACTTCTCGGCGCTGAGCCTGGGCGGGGGGCGGGCGCCGCGGCGACTGCCGCGAGTGATGACGGTGCCGGGCACGCTGGCGGAcctgcaggaggaggaggagcgcgcCAACAGCGTGGCGTCGGACGTGCAGTCGTCGCAGGCGCAGGACCGCATCATCATCGTGGCCAACCAATTACCGGTGCGCGCCCGCCGCCGGCCCGATGATCGCGGCTGGACTTTCGCCTGGGACGACGACTCTCTCATCCTCCAGCTCAAGGATGGCCTCCCCGATGATATGGAGGTCCTCTACGTCGGTTCCCTACGCGTCGACGTCGAGGCTCACGAACAGGACGACGTCGCCCAGGCGCTGCTCGAGCGGTTCCAGTGCGTCCCCACCTTCCTGCCCCCGGACCTCCACGAGCGATTCTACCATGGCTTCTGTAAGAACAACCTCTGGCCCCTGTTCCACTACATGCTTCCCTTCTCCGCCGATCATGGCGGCTCCGGAAGCCGCTTCGACCGCTCCTTGTGGGAGTCGTACGTGCTCGCCAACAAGCTCTTCTCCCAGAAGGTCATCGAGGTGATCAACCCGGAGGACGACTACGTCTGGATCCACGACTATCATCTTATGGCCCTCCCCACCTTCCTCCGCCGCCGCTTCAATCGCCTCCGCATGGGCTTCTTCCTCCACACCCCCTTCCCCTCCTCCGAGATCTACCGTACCCTCCCCGTCCGCGAGGAGATCCTCAAGGCCCTCCTCAATTGCGACCTCATCGGCTTCCACACTTTCGACTACGCCCGACACTTCCTCTCCTGCTGCAGCCGCATGCTCGGCATCGAGTACCAATCCAAGCGGGGATACATCGGTCTCGACTACTTCGGCCGCACCGTCGGCATCAAGATCATGCCTGTCGGCGTCCACATGGGCCAGCTCCGGTCCGTGCTCCGCCTTCCCGATAAGGAGTGGCGGGTTAACCAGCTCCGCCAGCAGTTCGAGGGCAAGACCGTGCTTCTGGGCGTCGACGATATGGACATCTTCAAGGGTATCAACCTCAAGCTGCTCGCCTTCGAGCACATGCTGAAGCTCCACCCAAAGTGGCAGGGCAGTGCGGTCCTCGTCCAGATCGCCAATCCCCCGAGGGGCCGAGGAAGGGACCTCAAAGAGATCCAGGGCGAGATCGAGGAGAGCTGCGAGCGAATCAACAAGGCGTTTGGGCACGAGGGGTACAGCCCGGTGGTCTTCATCGACCGCCCCGTCTCCGTGGTCGAGAGGATCGCTTACTATACCATTGCGGAGTGCGTGGTGGTCACGGCGGTAAGGGATGGGATGAACCTCACACCCTACGAGTATATCGTGTGCAGGCAGGGAATCGCCGATTCTCAAGGTTCCCAAGCTGATAGCCCGAGGAATAGCATGCTGGTGGTCTCAGAATTCATCGGCTGCTCGCCCTCGCTCAGCGGAGCCATTCGGGTCAATCCATGGAACATAGAGACCACAGGGGAGGCCATGAATGAGGCCATCTCTCTTTCAGACGGTGAGAAACAGCTGCGGCATGAGAAGCACTATCGTTATGTCAGCACTCATGATGTTGCGTATTGGTCGAAGAGCTTCATGCAAGACATGGAGAGGACGTGCAAGGACCATTTCAGAAGGAGGTGTTGGGGAATTGGTTTGGGATTCGGATTCAGGGTGGTGGCGCTCGAGCCTAATTTCAGGAAACTCCATGTTGATGGAATCGTGTCTGCTTATGTGAAAGCTAAGAGTAGGGCTATCTTGCTGGATTATGACGGGACGTTGGTGCCACCGACATCCATGAACAAGAGGCCCAGTGCGGATGTTATCAGGATCATCAATACCCTCTGTGCAGATAAGAAGAATGTAGTCTTTCTTGTCAGCGGAAGAGGTCGGGAAAGCTTAGAGACGTGGTTTTTGCCTTGTGAGAAGCTCGGAATTGCAGCGGAACATGGATACTTTATTAG GTGGAGTAGGGACAAAGAATGGGAAACCCATTGCCAGAACACTGATTTTGGATGGATGCAGATTGCTGAGCCAGTCATGAAACTATATACAGAGTCCACTGATGGATCTTCGGTTGAAACCAAAGAAAGTGCCTTAGTTTGGCACCATCAGGACGCAGACCCTGGCTTTGGTTCTGCTCAGGCAAAGGAAATGCTCGATCATCTAGAAAGCGTGCTTGCAAATGAACCAGTCTCAGTGAAGAGTGGCCAGTTTATCATTGAAGTCAAACCTCAG GGAGTCACCAAAGGTTTAGTGGCAGAGAAGATTCTGTCCTCCATGGTGGAGAATGGTAGACAAGCTGATTTTGTACTGTGCGTTGGCGATGACAGGTCGGATGAGGACATGTTTGAAGACATTGCTGGTGTAGTGACAAAGAAACTGGTAGCTCCTCACACATCAATATTTGGTTGCACCGTCGGGCAGAAACCAAGTAAGGCGAGGTATTATCTGGACGACACAACTGACGTCATAAACATGCTCAGAGCACTTGCAGATGCCTCCGAGCCATCCTTATCTTCTCCTGAGGAAATACTGGAACCTATGCCATCCGCTGAGACCAAAAGTGATTACTCCCAATGA
- the LOC103997277 gene encoding uncharacterized protein LOC103997277 → MIEKMKWRRNRQQHQQEQEERRKQEGKKNEKKNNKHTSSFSFSSWLAKLKPKRGVATAAAARDAVFAPPPSPRPPDPSPRSAHLSFSPAARFPPPVPRRLSVWDDAGGLRPRIAPVRARRRSARHHSVGDLELTLGHIIPFSRRWAESDSGTDASGCDLGHGRRPPRPRRRRSARTTAGYASDQRADPDARDGLPRRSFTGKIRHRAKVRVRSPRTAAVRAEEVERMRAASRRKREEEVARRGLERFAVVKCSSDPQRDFRESMVEMICEKGLGRPEEMESLLACYLALNSDEHHDVIVKVFRQVWFELNLERLAHESNRRR, encoded by the coding sequence ATGATCGAGAAGATGAAGTGGAGAAGAAATCGACAGCAGCAtcaacaagaacaagaagaacGACGAAAGCAAGAGGGGAAAAAGAATGAGAAGAAGAACAACAAGCATACCTCGAGCTTTTCCTTCTCCTCATGGTTGGCGAAACTCAAGCCGAAGCGAGGCGTTGCAACCGCCGCTGCGGCACGCGACGCCGTCTTCGCTCCTCCGCCTTCACCTCGCCCGCCCGACCCCAGCCCCCGCTCCGCCCATCTCTCCTTCTCCCCCGCCGCCCGCTTCCCCCCGCCCGTTCCCCGCCGCCTGTCCGTCTGGGACGACGCCGGCGGCCTCCGACCCAGGATTGCTCCCGTGAGGGCGCGCCGCCGGTCCGCCAGGCATCACTCCGTGGGCGACCTCGAGCTCACCCTCGGGCATATAATTCCCTTCTCGAGGCGGTGGGCCGAGTCGGACTCGGGGACCGATGCTTCGGGATGCGATCTCGGCCACGGCCGGCGCCCCCCGCGGCCGCGGAGGCGGCGTAGCGCGCGAACCACGGCTGGATATGCTTCGGACCAGCGAGCGGATCCTGACGCGCGGGATGGCCTCCCGCGGCGATCGTTCACCGGGAAGATCCGGCACAGGGCCAAGGTCAGGGTCCGCTCGCCGCGCACGGCGGCGGTGAGGGCGGAGGAGGTGGAGAGGATGAGGGCGGCGTCGAGGAGGAAgcgggaggaggaggtggcgagGAGGGGTCTGGAGAGGTTCGCGGTGGTGAAGTGCTCGTCCGACCCGCAGAGGGACTTCAGGGagtcgatggtggagatgatatgTGAGAAGGGTCTCGGACGGCCGGAGGAGATGGAGAGCCTGCTCGCGTGCTACCTCGCGCTCAACTCGGACGAGCACCACGACGTGATCGTCAAGGTGTTCCGCCAGGTCTGGTTCGAGCTCAACCTGGAGCGGCTCGCCCACGAGTCCAATCGACGGCGTTGA
- the LOC135622579 gene encoding protein BZR1 homolog 3-like, with amino-acid sequence MKEGRVEEMTSGTRMPTWRERENNKRRERRRRAIAAKIYAGLRMYGNYKLPKHCDNNAVLKALCEEAGWAVEEDGTTYRKGCKPVEHVDIVGSSASPSPCVSYNPSPASSTLASPMSSTLITNAKNLTSGTEGNSLVPWLKSLSSASSTSTSSKLPDLHHLYVHGGSISAPVTPPLSSPTARSSRIKTDWDAPAIHPTWAGSNLTFLPSSMPPSPGHQDTPQSAWLASLRLPSGGPSSPTFSLISSNPLVFYKEASGSRMLTPGQSGTCSPIPGGHSHGDVQMSDGGSDEFEFGSSSNGTDTATGLVKPWEGEMIHEECASDELDLTLGSSKTRSVA; translated from the exons ATGAAGGAAGGGAGGGTGGAGGAGATGACGTCGGGGACGAGGATGCCGACgtggagggagagggagaacAACAAGCGGCGGGAGCGGCGGCGGCGTGCGATCGCGGCGAAGATCTACGCGGGCCTCCGGATGTACGGCAACTACAAGCTCCCCAAGCACTGCGACAACAATGCCGTCCTCAAGGCCCTATGCGAGGAGGCCGGGTGGGCCGTCGAGGAGGACGGCACCACTTACCGCAAG GGATGCAAGCCAGTGGAACACGTGGATATCGTTGGATCCTCGGCTTCACCAAGTCCTTGTGTCTCCTATAACCCAAGCCCGGCCTCATCCACCTTGGCAAGTCCTATGTCTTCAACCTTGATCACTAACGCGAAGAATTTAACCAGCGGCACAGAAGGCAACTCCCTCGTTCCATGGCTAAAGAGTCTCTCATCCGCGTCTTCCACATCCACCTCTTCCAAGCTACCCGACCTCCATCATCTATACGTACATGGAGGGTCCATAAGTGCCCCAGTAACCCCTCCACTGAGCTCTCCCACTGCCCGATCCTCGCGCATCAAGACTGATTGGGATGCGCCAGCCATCCACCCAACTTGGGCTGGCTCCAACCTTACTTTCTTGCCATCTTCCATGCCACCAAGCCCTGGCCACCAAGATACTCCACAGTCTGCATGGCTTGCTAGCTTGCGCCTTCCTTCTGGTGGTCCTTCTTCACCTACCTTCAGCCTTATATCGTCTAATCCTCTTGTCTTCTATAAGGAAGCCAGTGGCTCCCGAATGTTGACTCCAGGACAGAGTGGGACATGCTCTCCGATACCCGGTGGCCACAGCCATGGTGATGTTCAGATGTCTGATGGTGGTTCAGATGAATTTGAATTTGGAAGCAGCAGTAATGGCACCGATACAGCAACCGGGTTGGTGAAGCCATGGGAAGGGGAGATGATCCATGAGGAGTGTGCATCCGATGAGCTGGACCTCACTCTTGGAAGTTCGAAAACCAGATCTGTTGCCTGA
- the LOC135622580 gene encoding MACPF domain-containing protein CAD1-like: MERTRAAAAAGSESLIATLTSATQALGRGFDVTSDARLLYCKGAPGSRLVLLDDARTESLVIADNGGGGQIVLRAVPSDVKISRDRDWRESSGVCNFQQMAEYFNKKSGLSGTVPLGSFNSMFSLTGSWKVDAAATKALAMDGFHFPLYTAKLMSDDLVLRDDVKRSVPRNWDPPSLASFIENFGTHIITSVTIGGKDEVYIKQHHSSQLSVSEIENYVKEIGDQRFLNLEHQSLNAPLNYKDKDVTVIFRRRGGDDLVQNHADWVHTILSAPDVINITFLPIVSLLNGLPGIQNLSRAVDLYLEYKPPIEELQYFLDFQVQRVWAPAPVNIPGHQRKEPVCPSLQFSLMGPKLYISSEQVSVGRKPVTGLRISLEGNKRNRLAIHIQHLAILPKILLPHWDSHVAIGPPRWQGPEEQDSRWFEPIKWKNFAHVSTAPIESNETNIGDLSGVYIVTGAQLGVWDFGARSVLHLKLLFSKVPGCTIRRSVWDHSPSTTHALKSEDTSSSASADYSKLVKIVDMTEMLKGPQDTPGHWLVTGAKLGVEKGKIVVRVKYSLLSY; encoded by the exons ATGGAGAGGACACGGGCGGCGGCTGCGGCGGGCTCGGAGTCTCTGATCGCGACACTGACGAGCGCGACGCAGGCGCTCGGCCGGGGTTTCGACGTCACCTCCGACGCGCGGCTCCTCTACTGCAAGGGCGCCCCCGGGTCCCGCCTCGTCCTGCTCGACGACGCCCGCACGGAGAGTTTGGTCATCGCGGACAACGGCGGCGGCGGCCAGATCGTTCTTCGCGCTGTCCCTTCGGACGTCAAAATCTCGAGGGATAGGGACTGGCGGGAGTCCTCCGGTGTCTGCAATTTCCAGCAG ATGGCTGAGTATTTCAATAAGAAGTCAGGTTTATCTGGCACAGTACCTCTTGGCAGCTTTAACTCAATGTTCAGTTTAACTGGATCTTGGAAAGTGGATGCTGCAGCAACAAAAGCCCTCGCCATGGATGGTTTCCACTTCCCTTTATATACAGCTAAGCTTATGAGTGATGATTTAGTTCTCCGCGATGATGTCAAGCGTTCTGTTCCTCGCAATTGGGACCCACCATCGTTGGCTAG CTTCATTGAGAATTTTGGCACCCATATTATCACATCAGTTACTATCGGTGGTAAAGATGAGGTTTATATCAAGCAACACCATTCATCCCAGTTATCAGTGTCAGAAATTGAAAACTATGTTAAGGAGATTGGGGATCAGAGATTCTTGAACTTGGAACACCAGTCACTTAATGCCCCCTTGAATTACAAAGATAAG GATGTAACTGTAATATTTAGGAGGAGGGGTGGTGATGATCTTGTTCAAAACCATGCAGATTGGGTGCACACCATTTTGTCAGCACCAGACGTCATCAATATAACTTTTCTCCCTATTGTTTCTCTTCTGAATGGACTGCCTGGAATTCAAAATTTATCCCGTGCTGTTGACCTATATTTGGAGT ATAAGCCCCCAATAGAGGAACTCCagtatttcttggacttccaagtgcAGAGAGTTTGGGCTCCAGCACCAGTTAATATTCCCGGACACCAGAGAAAGGAACCTGTGTGCCCTTCTCTTCAGTTTAGCTTAATGGGCCCCAAGCTTTATATTAGCTCAGAACAG GTATCTGTTGGCCGTAAACCAGTCACTGGCCTCAGGATAAGCCTTGAAGGAAACAAACGAAACCGACTAGCCATCCACATACAGCATCTTGCAATCTTACCAAAGATCCTCCTGCCTCACTGGGACTCCCATGTCGCAATCGGCCCTCCAAGATGGCAAGGCCCTGAGGAGCAGGACAGCCGCTGGTTTGAACCCATTAAGTGGAAGAACTTTGCCCATGTTAGCACTGCACCAATCGAGAGTAATGAAACAAACATTGGCGATCTCTCTGGTGTCTACATAGTGACAGGAGCACAGCTGGGGGTATGGGATTTCGGTGCCAGGAGTGTCCTGCACCTCAAACTATTGTTTTCCAAGGTCCCTGGTTGTACCATAAGGAGATCGGTTTGGGATCATAGTCCATCTACTACCCATGCGCTGAAATCAGAGGACACATCATCTTCAGCTTCGGCAGATTACAGCAAGCTTGTGAAGATTGTGGACATGACAGAGATGTTGAAAGGGCCGCAAGATACACCCGGCCACTGGTTAGTCACGGGTGCTAAGTTGGGGGtcgaaaaggggaagattgtcgtACGTGTGAAGTATTCCTTATTAAGCTACTGA